From Lysobacter auxotrophicus, the proteins below share one genomic window:
- a CDS encoding fimbrial protein, which yields MKTPPRKIPSPHATQHRRVLPWIGALVFLLLVLLVAVPGAAHAATANCTTTSAGTLNMGSVTVEPDMPVGTLLGTPTSITMRFTCTNIPGVSDGGNSLFIQAGGLAPRDAMDTGANGIIFATSIDGIGLKLTSTDDMPKAEVCLQCGPFSTAGFEIGPVSRTQRYVNQNFTAQFIKTKAEVSPGTVQGVRLMQFWWYEYGFTASSGPMSTGLTLNGGATVAVTGCKVNTDSQNMTVTLPRIGTAALPAVNSTAGRTRFNINLNCQAGTTARITFATTSAYSSANGVINPTTGTGMASNVGIQLLNAAASAPVPFNVAQSMGATPNGAWTLPFHVQYYRTGAITAGNVRGTLTFTMTYQ from the coding sequence ATGAAGACGCCCCCCCGGAAGATCCCCAGCCCGCACGCGACGCAACATCGCCGGGTCTTGCCGTGGATCGGTGCGCTGGTGTTCCTCCTGCTCGTGCTGCTGGTCGCCGTTCCCGGCGCCGCGCACGCCGCAACGGCCAACTGCACCACCACGTCGGCAGGGACGTTGAACATGGGCAGCGTCACCGTCGAACCCGACATGCCGGTCGGCACGCTGCTGGGCACGCCGACGTCGATCACGATGCGGTTCACCTGCACCAACATTCCCGGCGTGAGCGACGGCGGCAACAGCCTCTTCATCCAGGCCGGTGGGCTGGCGCCGCGCGATGCGATGGATACCGGCGCCAACGGCATCATCTTCGCCACCTCGATCGACGGCATCGGCCTGAAGCTCACCAGCACCGACGACATGCCCAAGGCCGAGGTCTGCCTGCAGTGCGGCCCGTTCTCCACGGCGGGCTTCGAGATCGGCCCGGTCTCGCGCACGCAGCGCTACGTCAACCAGAACTTCACCGCGCAGTTCATCAAGACCAAGGCCGAAGTGAGCCCGGGCACGGTGCAGGGCGTGCGCCTGATGCAGTTCTGGTGGTACGAGTACGGCTTCACGGCCAGCAGTGGCCCGATGAGCACCGGCCTGACCTTGAACGGCGGCGCGACCGTCGCCGTGACGGGGTGCAAGGTGAACACCGACTCGCAGAACATGACGGTCACGCTGCCGCGCATCGGCACCGCCGCGTTGCCGGCGGTGAACTCGACCGCCGGCCGCACGCGCTTCAACATCAACCTCAACTGCCAGGCGGGCACGACGGCGCGCATCACCTTCGCCACGACCAGCGCCTACAGCAGCGCCAACGGCGTGATCAATCCGACCACGGGCACGGGCATGGCGAGCAACGTCGGCATCCAACTGCTCAACGCGGCGGCAAGCGCCCCGGTCCCGTTCAACGTGGCGCAATCGATGGGCGCCACGCCCAACGGCGCGTGGACGCTGCCGTTCCATGTGCAGTACTACCGCACCGGCGCGATCACCGCAGGCAACGTGCGCGGCACGCTGACCTTCACCATGACCTACCAGTAA
- a CDS encoding fimbria/pilus outer membrane usher protein: MTNRAGHRLPAFRVPGRALLGTAIGCALFAWSTAHAAPTAPADAQFDVTLLAGGAQQAVDLSRFERGNVVSPGLYRLDLYLDGQWSGASDVRFVAPSPDESAVPCFTAAMFDRLGLPRAKLDEAARARLEAKDGCVAIQDVIPGAIATYDQTELRLDVTVPQAWLGYRARGYVSPDQWSSGVTAGLLDYSANLYRTRSGELEQTAGFVGLNAGLNLGAWRLRHDGNYSWQSAVAGAPTRRQYESIATYARRDIASMNAQVTLGDSYTTGELFDSVGIRGLQLATDDRMLPESQRGYAPTVRGVAESNARVTIRQNGVLLYETTVSPGPFAIDDLYATGYGGDLAVTVTEADGRVRAFSVPYAAVPQQLRPGTSRFGVAVGTVREDTSHDEPMLVQATLQRGLTNAVTGYGGLLGTTGYGAALGGVALNTRAGAIALDLTVARTELPGQERQSGQSLRATYSKILPGSGTSFSLASYRYSTDGYYSLREALAARDFALGRPIDDGLPDEDLAGVLTPEQRAALQSDRNASLLAYTDALQRQRNRFDLNLNQRLGQAGGNLYATLSARDYWTREGTDTQFQVGYNNHYRWFNYGVTATRLRDLQGRYANQFSLNFTVPLGSSPRAPMATAALVHDTEGQNQTQLTVSGSAGEANQFTYGVSGAHSDAVGTSGSVNAGYRAPWAAANASYGQGDGYSQASLGVSGTVVAHAGGITLGQPAGDTVALVHAPNARGASVANAPGVKVDRFGYALVPYLSPYQMNVVELDPKGLPLDVQLNATSARVAPTAGSVALLEFDTEYGRTLLLRVRMADGRVVPFGAEVTDLQGQALGTVGQGGRLLLRGATKQGTVSLSWQEGDKPMQCTFTYQTPESVPGAAANELPTADARCTPTVTFAAASL, translated from the coding sequence TTCCGGGTGCCGGGCCGTGCGCTCCTGGGCACCGCGATCGGCTGCGCGCTCTTCGCCTGGTCGACGGCACACGCCGCACCGACAGCGCCCGCCGACGCCCAGTTCGACGTGACGCTGCTCGCCGGTGGCGCGCAGCAGGCGGTCGACCTCTCGCGCTTCGAGCGCGGCAACGTGGTGTCGCCCGGCCTGTACCGCCTCGATCTCTACCTGGACGGCCAGTGGTCGGGCGCCTCCGATGTCCGCTTCGTCGCGCCCAGCCCCGACGAGAGCGCCGTGCCGTGCTTCACCGCCGCGATGTTCGACCGCCTCGGCCTGCCGCGCGCGAAGCTGGACGAGGCCGCGCGTGCGCGGCTGGAAGCGAAGGACGGCTGCGTCGCGATCCAGGACGTCATCCCCGGTGCCATCGCGACGTACGACCAGACCGAACTGCGCCTGGACGTGACCGTGCCGCAGGCGTGGCTGGGCTATCGCGCGCGTGGCTATGTCAGCCCGGACCAGTGGAGCAGCGGAGTGACCGCCGGCCTGCTCGACTACAGCGCCAATCTCTATCGCACCCGCAGTGGCGAGCTGGAACAGACGGCGGGCTTCGTCGGCCTCAATGCCGGGCTGAACCTCGGCGCGTGGCGCCTGCGGCACGACGGCAACTACAGCTGGCAGTCCGCCGTGGCCGGCGCGCCCACCAGACGCCAGTACGAGTCGATCGCCACCTACGCCCGCCGCGACATCGCCTCGATGAACGCGCAGGTCACCCTGGGCGACAGCTATACGACGGGCGAACTGTTCGACAGCGTCGGCATCCGTGGCCTGCAACTGGCGACCGACGACCGCATGCTCCCCGAATCGCAGCGCGGCTACGCGCCGACCGTACGCGGCGTGGCCGAGAGCAACGCCCGCGTCACCATCCGCCAGAACGGCGTGCTGCTGTACGAAACCACGGTGTCGCCCGGTCCGTTCGCCATCGACGATCTCTACGCGACCGGTTACGGCGGCGACCTGGCGGTCACGGTCACCGAAGCCGACGGCCGCGTGCGCGCGTTCTCCGTGCCGTATGCCGCCGTTCCGCAGCAGCTGCGCCCCGGCACCTCGCGCTTCGGCGTCGCCGTGGGCACGGTGCGCGAGGACACGTCGCACGACGAGCCCATGCTGGTCCAGGCGACGCTGCAGCGCGGCCTCACCAATGCGGTGACCGGCTATGGCGGCCTGCTCGGCACGACCGGCTACGGTGCCGCGCTGGGCGGCGTAGCCCTCAACACGCGCGCCGGCGCGATCGCGCTCGACCTCACGGTCGCGCGCACCGAGCTGCCGGGCCAGGAGCGCCAGAGCGGCCAGAGCCTGCGCGCCACCTACAGCAAGATCCTCCCCGGCTCCGGCACGTCCTTCAGCCTGGCCTCGTACCGCTATTCGACCGACGGCTACTACAGCCTGCGCGAAGCCCTCGCCGCGCGCGATTTCGCGCTGGGTCGGCCGATCGACGACGGCCTGCCGGACGAGGACCTCGCCGGCGTGCTCACGCCGGAACAGCGCGCCGCGCTCCAGAGCGATCGCAACGCCAGCCTGCTCGCGTACACCGATGCGCTGCAGCGCCAGCGCAATCGCTTCGACCTCAACCTCAACCAGCGCCTGGGCCAGGCCGGCGGCAATCTGTACGCGACCCTATCGGCGCGCGACTACTGGACGCGCGAAGGCACCGACACGCAGTTCCAGGTCGGCTACAACAACCACTACCGCTGGTTCAATTACGGCGTGACGGCCACGCGCCTGCGCGACCTGCAGGGTCGCTACGCCAACCAGTTCTCGCTCAACTTCACCGTGCCGCTGGGCAGCAGCCCGCGCGCGCCGATGGCCACCGCGGCGCTGGTGCACGACACCGAAGGCCAGAACCAGACGCAATTGACCGTCTCCGGCAGCGCCGGCGAGGCCAACCAGTTCACCTACGGCGTGAGCGGCGCCCACAGCGACGCCGTCGGCACGTCCGGCAGCGTCAACGCCGGCTATCGCGCGCCCTGGGCGGCGGCGAACGCCAGCTACGGCCAAGGCGACGGGTATTCGCAGGCGTCGCTGGGCGTGTCGGGCACCGTCGTCGCGCACGCTGGCGGCATCACCCTGGGCCAGCCGGCCGGCGACACGGTGGCGCTGGTGCACGCACCCAACGCCCGGGGCGCCAGCGTCGCCAACGCGCCCGGCGTCAAGGTCGACCGCTTCGGTTACGCGCTGGTCCCGTACCTCTCGCCGTACCAGATGAACGTCGTGGAGCTGGACCCGAAGGGCCTGCCGCTCGACGTGCAACTCAACGCCACCAGCGCCCGCGTGGCGCCGACCGCGGGCAGCGTCGCGCTGCTCGAGTTCGACACCGAATACGGCCGCACGCTCCTGCTGCGCGTGCGCATGGCCGACGGCCGCGTCGTACCGTTCGGCGCCGAAGTCACCGATCTGCAGGGCCAGGCGCTCGGCACCGTCGGCCAGGGCGGCCGCCTGCTGCTGCGCGGCGCTACGAAGCAAGGCACGGTCTCGCTCAGCTGGCAGGAAGGCGACAAGCCGATGCAGTGCACCTTCACCTACCAGACGCCGGAGTCCGTGCCGGGCGCCGCCGCCAACGAATTGCCGACGGCCGACGCGCGCTGCACGCCGACGGTCACCTTTGCCGCCGCCAGCCTGTGA